TCAGATTAGGGTCGGATGAAGCGATTGCCAATCCTTTATTATTGACAATAGATACGGAGTCATAAAGCGGGTAACGGTCAGCAAAGGCTTTCAGGGATTTGTTGGCTTGTGTAATGTAAAAATCATTGCCAAACGACTGATTCTTCAGGGTGTTTTGGTAAATTTCCAATTCGCTCTGGGTTTGCAGATCGGCACTTAAATCCTGAATCCAAGCAGACACCTGAGTTGCCAGATTCTGGGTAATGGTTTCCAGCTGGTTGGTGGCCATGTCATGGATAATGTTGGAGGTGGATCGATTGGAAAGAGCGGTTAAAATTCCGATGCCGATGATGATGAGGGCAATGAGCGGTAGTAAGATTCTCAGGCGTAAAGAAAGCGATTTCATGTGGCAGTATCCCCCTGCGGAAAAGGTGAAAAAATATTATGGAAAATAAATTAAATATTATTAAATGTCAAGCGTGACTAATTTACTCTTATTTATAATTTGAGATAACTGTTTATGAAAGATCCTTGAACGAGGTCCAAGGTAAAGATAAGAAGGGGCGGGGACGATCCATAATGACCGCCAAAAGAAGTGATGTTGGTGGTGTGCAATTTGGAGGAAAATGCTTCCCCCCCTGCTTGATCAGTTTGTAGCAAACTCCTTGATGGTCTTTGCCAATCGCCGGTTAAGTGAAGAGTTTTTTGTCAGTCGAGCGCCTTTGCGGCAGCAAGGTCGTGAATCGCTTGATAGTCGGCATCGGCGACCGCAACGATCCCTTTAATCAGTAACTTATTGAACATGCTTTGCAATTCTGGAGCGTCAGAGAGAATAAGGGTACGAATCTGTTGGCGGGTTTTCTGGTCCAGGCTACTGCTGAAAACAAAGGGATCATGATGGATTGGTTTGGAGGTCCAGAGAATATTGACCCGTTCGGGAGGGAGCTGCCCTTTGCGGATCGCCTCATCAAGCCGGGCGCTGGACACGAATGCAGCATCAACCCTGCCTTGCAGCACCGCAGTAATGGCGCGGTCATGGGACCCGGTGTAAATCTGTTTGCCGACAAATTTATCCAGGGATTGGCCGATAAAATTGGCAAATTCAACGCTTGGAATCAAGGCCCCAGAGGTGCTGGCCGGATCGGTAAACGCCACGGTTTTTCCCCGCAACTGTTCCGGCTTGGAAAATCCCGCATCGGCCAGGGTGAACAGGACAGCATAGTAGTAGCTGCCCTGCGGCGTGACTATTCCCTGGGCTTTTTCAAAGGCTGCGAAAGCGGTGATCTGATGATCGCGTTGTTTGGCGTAGGCGTAGGAAGCAGGGCCGAGAATACAAAAATCGATCTTATGGGAGAGCAGGCTTTCAATCACGGATTGATAGGATTGGGGGCGGACAATCTCAATCGGTCTCTTTAAATTTTTCTCCAGAAGGTCAAAGAGGGGCTGAAGTTCGGCCAGTTGCTGACTGATATTTTTTTTAGGGATCAATGAAAAATAAAGGGGTTTGCCCTGTTGCTGGCAGAAGCCGATGCCGGCAAGGGGCCCGAGCAGCACAAGAAACAGGCAGAGGCTGTGGCGGATGATTCTATAGGTCTTGCTCATGAGGCTTTGGTCCTGTGCGGATTGATTAAAAATTCGGTGATTTGTTGGGCCGGAAGCGGTCGGCTGAAGAAATAGCCCTGGACCTGGTCACAACCGGCCAGTTTCAGGTGGATAAACTGGTCGTGGCTTTCAATGCCTTCGGCAATGACGGTCAGGTTGAGCTTTTTGGCCAGGGTGATGGTCGAGGTCACAATGGCGTTGTCGTTGCGGTTGCTGCGAATATCCTGAATGAAGCTGCGGTCGATTTTCAGGGTGCCGATGGGGAGCGAACGGATGTGGTTGAAACTGGAGAAGCCTTTGCCGAAATCATCCAGAGAGATGGTGACGCCGCCATCGGACAGCTCGCGCAAATTATCCTTAAGGACTTTTTCATGTTCGATAAGGGCGCTTTCCGTCACCTCGATTTCAATATCGGCAGGCTGCAGCTGATAGTGGTGGATGGTTTGAAAGAAATGGGCGGCGTACTCAGGATTCTTTATTTCCGTCGGTGAGACATTGATGGCGATGGGAACAGTCGTTAAGCCTTGGTCGCGCCAGTTGACCAGCTGCCGGCAGGCTGCCTCCAGAACCCAGCCGCCGAGGTGCCCGATCTGGCCGCTTTCTTCGATCCTGTCGATGAAGTCATTGGGATAGAGCAGTTCATAAAGGGGATGCTGCCAGCGAACCAGGGCTTCCAGACCGATGACCCGGGAATCCTCAAGGCGGATTTTGGGTTGAAAGTGAAGCACGAATTCGTCATCTGCGATGGCTTTGCCGACCCGCTGTTCCAGTTCAAACTGTTTGATGGAAACGGTATTGAGACTGGAATCGAAAAAGCTGTAACGCCCGCGTCCCGATTTTTTGGCGCTGTACATGGCAGCGTCCGCGTTGCGGAGCAGTGCTTCAATGGTGTCTCCATCCCGTGGAAAAATTGCTATTCCGACGCTGGGGCTGACCGAGAGTTGCTGATTATCCAGGTGACAGGGTTGCGAAATGGCGTGAATGATTTTTTCGGCAACCGGCAGGATATCTTTAACTGCGGCGATTTCCGTCAGCATGACTACAAATTCGTCACCGCCGAAACGGGAGACAATATCCGATTTGCGCAGGCATCCTCTCAGGCGGCTGGCAACCTCTTTCAGCAACAGATCACCGATCCGGTGTCCCAGGGTGTCATTGATGGTTTTAAAACGGTCCAGGTCGATGAACAGAACACCACAATTGAGACTGTTCCGTTTTGCCAGGTTCTGTTCCGCCAGAGACACGAACAGCCGGCGGTTGTAGAGATTGGTCAAGGCATCGAAAGAGGCGGCGTTGACGGCCGTCTGATGCTCCTTTTCCAGTTTTTCGATCAGTTCCTTGTTCTCTGTAAATGAAGCATCCAGGGTTTTCAAATAGTGCTGTTTGCGATTGATCAACTGAAGGAACAGGACAAAGCCGGCCAGGCCGACCAGGGTCAAGATCGTCAGAACCCAGAGCTGTTTCACGCGGTAGGCGTCGAATTCGGCGAGTCCTTCCCTGAGATTGCGACTGACGGTAACAATTAAAGGGTATTGGGCGACTGGTCTGAAGGCGATGAGACGCTGATCGCTGCTGCGGTAATATCCGCTCGGACTGGGCGGCCGCGCGTCGATTTTTTTGCTCAGCTCGGCGCAGCCCGCAGACGTTGAACCCATTACCAGGCCGCCGTTTTCAAAGCGGGCCAGTTCTTCTCCCCGGTCGGTACAAAGCCCGATGTGACCGGCCCGGCCGATATCGATATTCTGGAGCAGATTGAGGAGATAGCCCAGATTCAGTTCGAGCAGCATGGCTCCGGTGAGCTCGGTGCGGCTGTGCATTGGAAAGAGAATGGGAACCTGCCAGGAAGAGCCGCCCTGTTTGCTGGTCGGAACGATTGTCGCTGGCGCAGTGGTTGCTTCCAACTGGGCAAGCAGTTGCCTGATGAGCGCCGGGGAGAGCAGGTATTCGTCCTGCACCGAGGTCTGGTAAAGCTGCTGGCCGCTAAGATCGAAGAGCGCCACCCGGTTAAAGGCCTGCTCACTGTAAATAAAATGATTGACTTCGTCCGGCCGCCCCTGTTGATGATTTTTGAGCCAGCCTTGGACGATCATGTTAATGGCCTGGTTCTGATCTAGCACCTGAAACAGGTTTTCCGAGATGATTGCCGCCAGATTGGTCTGTTCTATCTGCAGTCCATGAATAATGAATTTTCGATTTTCCTTCTGTTGAGCCAGGGTCTGGCTCCAGGCGAGGATGATGATCAACAGAAAACAGCCGGTCAGTCCGACTTGCAACAGGGGACTATGGAGAGCTCGGTGTTTCTTTTTGGCAGCCAGTCCACTGGTACCGTAGAAGAACGTACTGAAAGTGTTCAAAGTCGTAAATCCGCAAAAGAGAAAAATCCCCCCCGGGACGATTGCTTCAGCAGGAAAGATTAGCGTACGGCAATGACTATCCGGGAACCGGGCATTAATGTCAATAAGCTAACAAATTTCTAACAATATCCGGCTATTGCCCTGGTGATTGGGACCGTGGGACAGCCCTGTTTGGTCACTCCTGCAGAAGAATTCATGGATTGCTAACCCGGATTTCACCTGGGCTGAAAAGTCATCGGTTTTAGTTGAGGCCGGCGTTGATCGACAGGGAGTGACAACCAATTATCAGGGGGAGCAGAACAGAGATGAAACCAAAACGAATTATTTTGATCCGTCACGCTGAATCCATCGGCAATGTGGATATGGCGGTTTACAGCAAAATTCCCGACTATGCCCTGGAGCTGACGGAAAAGGGGCGGGAGCAGGCGCGTCGGGCCGGGAAGGCGGTTTCCGCTGTCATCGGTACAACCAGGGTTAAGGCTTATGTGTCGCCCTGGAAGAGGACTCGCCAGACTTTCCAGCTGATGAGCGAGAGTCTAAAAGAACGGCTTGTCGACAGCAGTGAAGATCCATTGCTGCGGGAGCAGGATTGGGGTTATTTTTCCAGTGTCGAAGAGTTGCTGCGCATCAATCGGGAGCGGGAGGCCTATGGGCAATTTTACTACCGGGTGCCGCGGGGCGAATCCGGGGCCGATGTCTACCAGCGCATGTGCCTGTTTCTGGACAGCCTCAACCGGGACTTTACCCGCCCGGAGTTCCCTGATAACGCCCTTATTGTCACCCACGGGATGGCGTTGCGGGTGTTTCTGTGCCGGTTCTTCAAATATTCGGTGGAATATTTTGAGACCATCGATAATCCGGACAATGGAGAAATCTTTGTCATCGAGCAGAACAGTTTCGGTCATTATGTGTTGAGGACACCGTTACGGTTTCAGCCCTATCGCGATAAGTTCGAGATGGCGGTCTGATCAGCCTCGTCCCGGGCGCAGCCGGAAAACCCAGAAGCCGGAAAGCATAGCCAGTCCGGCACAGATGAACAGGGCGGCAAACCCGGCCTGCTGGCCGATCACTCCCAGCAGCAGCGCTCCGAGAAAGCTGCCGCTGTCGATACCGCCGGTGAAAATACCGGTGACCTTGCCGCGGACCGCATAGGGTTCATTCCGAATCGCCATGGCGTTGAGGGACGGAAACAGCAGGCCGTGACCGATCCCGAAGAGAAAGCCAATCCCCAGCAGCAGAACATTGTTGGTAATTAACGGGACCAGCAGCAGGGCGCTGGCGGCAATCGCCAGCCCCCAGGGAATGATCTGATTTTCGCCGACCCGGTCGGCCAGTTTGCCGGCGACAAAGCGGACCGAGACCGCGGCCAGGGAATAGGCCAGGTAGTAGAGGGAGATATACTCAAGATGGCGTTGCTGGGCCAGAGGTGCGATAAAGTTCCCGGTTGCCGCCAGGCCGACGCCGAACAGTAACGCCATGGCGCCGCTGACCAGCTGTTTGCGGGTTTTCAGCAGGGCGAAAAACGAGGGCGTGGCCGTGCAGGGTTCCGCCTGCTTTCGGTCGCGGACCGGCAGGTGCAGCAGCAGGGCCGCTGCGCCAAAACCAGCCGCGGTCAGAAAATAGGCGGGAAAGCCGAAGCGGTCGAGAACCGGTTCGGCGATCAGCGGCCCGATAGCCAGCCCGATCAGCCCCGAGGTACCGAAAATACCGATCCCTTCATTGAGGCGCTGGACCGGGATCAGGTCGATGATAAAGGTGAAAATGGCGGTAAAGCAGATGGCCAGCCCGATGCCGTGAACCGTACGGATCAGCAGCAGGGGGGCATAATAAGCGCTGAGCGGGCCGGTAAGCAGCAGATGCACCAGGGGCAGGGCGGTCATCATCAGCGTGCCGATAGTGTAGCTGCGTTTCCGGCCGATCCGGTCGATCATTTCCGCAACCCAGGGCCTGCTGAACGCGGAGGCCATGGCAAAAACCCCCATGATGATCCCGATATCCTGATTGTTCCCGCCGTTTTTGGTGATAAACAGCGGAAACAGGAAAAAGGTCGAATAGCTCGACACCATGGTCAGGTTAGCCAGAAACAGGGCTGCAAAGGCAGGGGTATAGAGTTTCATCGGGTATCCGGGTCAGGTGAGGTATTGGCCGGCTTCAAGCGTCACCACAGCCAGAAAACTGTAGCGTAACCCTTTGCCGATGGCAACGAGCAGAGTAAAACGGCCCGGCGGAGTTTTCAGCATACCGCTGACCACGCAGAGCGGGTCGCCGATCACCGGCAGCCAGGCCAATAACAGAGCCCAACTGCCGTAGCGGTCGAACCAGCGGCCGGCCCGGTCCAGCTGAGCGGTATCGAGCCGCAACAGTTTTTGCACCAACCACTCGCGGCCATAATAGCCGATCAGGTAATCGGTGGCTGAGCCGAGGGTATTGCCAAGGGTCGCCACCAGCACGGTCTGGGCTGGTGCGTGCCCTTCCACCAGCAGCGCCACCAACAGCCATTCCGAGCCCAGCGGGAGCAGGGTAGAGGCCAGAAAACTGACCAGGAACAGCGCAGGCAGACCATATTGGTTGAGTGCCTCAAACATGCCCCGCATCATAGCAGAGCAGCACCGCCGAACAAATCATTGAAAAGGCCTTGTCGCATTTTCATGTGAAGTGTAAATTAAACGTTTTGACACGGATCGATTCTTGATCTCCGCGGTTGTTTTTGCAGACGCGGAACATTTTCGCTCTGCTGCACAGAGCTGCCGGGGATGCTGCCCATGGATAAAAGTCTGTTATGGAACAAGGTGAAGACGCTGCTGGAGATGATCAAATTCTCCCATACGGTTTTCGCTTTTCCTTTTGCCCTGATGGGGGTTGTCCTGGCCTCACTCGCCAGCGGTCATGCGCCGGGCTTTTTACAGGTTTTCTGGATCTGTATGGCCATGGTGGGGGCGCGCAGTGCCGCCATGGGGCTGAATCGGCTGATCGATGCCAAGATCGATGCGGACAACCCGCGCACCGCTGAACGGCACATCCCGGCCGGTAAAGTGTCAATCAGCGAAGCGTTGCTGTTTATCCTGGTCGCCCTGCTGGTGTTTTTCCTGGCCGCCTGGATGCTCAATCCGCTCTGTCTGAAGCTGGCCCCGGTGGTGGTCGGACTGTTTATTCTCTACGCCTACTGCAAGCGTTTTACCCACTATGCCCATATCGTGCTCGGGTTGTGCCTGGGCATCGCGCCCATCGGCGCCTGGATCGCCCTGCGCGGCGATATCGGCTGGCCGGTGATTCCCCTGGCCGTGGCAGTGCTGCTCTGGGTGGCGGGATTCGATATCTTTTATGCGCTGCAGGATTACGACGTCGATGTCGAACGGGGGCTGCATTCGATTCCGGCGAAACTGGGCAAACAGAAGGCCTTCACCCTGGTGAGGATTTTTCACGGTCTGATGCTGGTCTTTTTGCTGCTGGTCATTCCCGGGAGCGGGCTGGGCTGGATTTATTTTGCCGGAGTGGTGGTCGTGGCGCTGCTGCTGGTTTACGAGCATCTGTTGGTCAAGCCGGATGACTTGTCCCGGCTGGATGCCGCCTTCTTCAATATGAACGGCTATATCAGCGTAACGATTTTCATTTTTACCCTGATCGATGCCTTGGCTTGAAGGCAGGCCCGGGGCTAGAATGATCCTATTGACGCGACTGTCGTGGCTGACCAGCCAGGTCGCTGCTTGACAGTCTAAAGGATTGAGCGGATGAAACGGATTGTTGTCGGCATAACCGGGGCTTCCGGGTCGATCTACGGTTTGCGGCTGATTGAAGAGCTGTTGCGGGCTGGGACCCAGGTCACGGTGTTGGTGACGGTGGCGGGGCGGCAGGTGCTGGCCTATGAAACCGGCCTGGAGCTGGACCCGGCTGCCGAGCGTTGCACCCGCCAGCTGCAGGATTACTTCCAGGCCGCGGACAAGCTGCGCCATTTTGCCCTGGATGACTTTTTCGCTCCGGCGGCCAGCGGCTCGAATGCTGCGGATGCGGTGGTGATCTGCCCCTGCTCCATGGGGACCGCCGGCCGGATTGCCGCGGGTTTGGCCGATAACCTGCTGGAACGGGCGGCAGATGTGGCTCTGAAGGAGCGGAAAACCCTGTTGCTGGTCCCGCGCGAGACCCCCTTTAACAGCATTCATCTGGAAAATCTGCTGCGCTTGACCAATGCCGGCGCGCAGATCCTGCCGGCCATGCCGGCCTTTTACCGGAAACCGGAAACGGTGTCCGATCTGGTCGACTTCATGGTCGGCAAAATCCTCGATAGCCTCGCTGTCGAACATCAGTTGTTTGCACGCTGGGGTACGGAACAAGCTTAATTAACCCCGTCAGCAGATGACGATATCAGATATGGACCGCTTTGATGGACAACCTGTTTACTTCCCTGCATGAAAAGATTGCGGCCGGGCAACGCATCACTGATGCCGAAGCGCTGGCTCTGTTCGAATCGCCCGACCTGCTGGCTATCGGTGAGTTGGCCGCAGCCGCTAACCACAGGAAGAATGGCGACCGGGTCTATTTCAATGTCAATCGGCACATCAATTACAGCAACCTCTGTGTCAATCAGTGTATCTTCTGCGCTTTTTCCAAAGAGGAAGGGGAGGCCGGCGGCTACACCCTGGCCCTTGAGCAGATTCAGGAGAAAGCTGCGGAAGCGGTTGCTGCCGGCGCCACCGAGATCCACTCGGTCGGCGGCTTGCACCCAACCCTGCCGTTCTCTTTCTACCTGGAGATGCTGGGCGCTATCAAAGAGGTTTCGGCGGAACTTCACATCAAGGCCTTCACGGCCGTGGAGATCGACTATTTTGCCCGAATAACCGGGAAAAGCGTGCCCGAGGTGGTGGCCGAACTTAAGGCTGCCGGACTGGGCTCCATGCCGGGGGGGGGGGCGGAAATCCTCGGCCAGGCGGTGCGGGACAAAATCTGCCCGGAGAAAATCTCCGGCCAGCGCTGGCTTGAAGTGACCGAACTGGCCCATCAGGGCGGCTTGCGCAGCAATGCCAGCATGCTGTTCGGTCACCTGGAGGAGTTTGCCGACCGGGTTGAGCATATGCGGCTGATTCGTGAGCTGCAGGATCGGACCGGCGGGTTCCAGGCGTTTATTCCCCTCGCGTTCCAGCCGGACAACACCCGCGTTCCCGGTGCCAAAGGGGTGGGGGGCGTCGATGCCCTGAAAACCCTGGCCATCAGCCGGATCTATCTGGATAATTTCCGCCATATCAAGGGCTACTGGGTCATGCTCGGCCTGAAGATCGCCCAGACCGCCCTCTGTTTCGGAGTTAACGATCTCGACGGAACGGTGATCGAAGAAAAGATCGGCCACGATGCCGGGGCCGACTCTCCTCAGGTGGTCGCCCGGGAGGGGATCATCGAGCTGATCCGCAAGGCGGGCAAGATTGCGGTGGAACGGGACACTCTCTACAACGAAATCAAGGTGTACGCATGAACCCGGCAGACCTTGGACAAGCGCTTGCCGGCGGCGCGCAGCTCGACCGTGCGGCTGCGTTGCAGCTGCTGACCGAAACCGATCTGCTCTCCCTCGGAAAATTGGCCGATGTGATCCGCCGGCGCAAGCATCCCGACAACCGGGTGACCTTTGTGGTCGACCGCAACGTCAATTACTCCAATGTCTGTGAATCGAAGTGTAAATTCTGTGCCTTTTACCGGAATGAAGATGACCAGGACGCTTACCTGCTCAGTTATGAGGAGATCTTTGCCAAGGTTCAGGAACTGGTTGAACACGGTGGCACCCAGCTGCTGATGCAGGGCGGCTTGCACCCGACCCTGAAAATCGACTGGTTTGAAGAGCTGTTTCGCCAGCTCCATGAACGCTTTCCCCAGGTCCAGATCCATTCCCTGTCACCGGCCGAAGTCACTCACATCGCTCGGTTGTCCGGGCTGAGCATGGCGGACTGCCTGCGGCGTTTGCAGCAGGCCGGGTTGGCCTCGGTGCCGGGGGGCGGGGCGGAAGTCCTGGTCGACGATGTCCGCCAGGAGATCTCCCCCAACAAGATCGGCTGGAAGCAATGGGCTGCGGTCATGGAAGAGGCCCATCGGCTCGGCATGCGCACCACCGCAACCATGATGTTCGGCAGCCGTGAACAACCGGCGGATATTGTCGAACACCTGTTCCGGGTGCGGGAGATCCAGGAACGGACCGGTGGTTTCACTGCGTTTATCCCCTGGACTTTCCAGCCCGACAATACCGAGCTGGGCGGCGCGCAGGCCAGCGGTGTCGAATATCTCAAAGTGCTGGCGTTATCCCGGATTGTGCTGGATAATGTGGACAATATCCAGGCCAGCTGGGTCACTCAAGGGGCGCGGATGGCCCAGGTGGCCCTGTTTTTCGGAGCCAACGACATGGGCGGAACCATGCTCGAAGAGAATGTCGTTGCCGCGGCTGGCTGTTCGTTCCGCATGTCCCAGGCCGAGATCGTCGAACTGGTTCGTGGTGCCGGGTTCATCCCCGCGCGCAGAACCACCGAATATCAGCTTCTACAGGAATATTAAGTCACGACCCTGCTTCGGTTGGTGCTTAGCTGCCTGTAAAAATATCGTTTTTTATGCTCAGTTGAAGGACGAGTCAAATGTTGCCGATGCGAAAAATTATTGCCGAAATGGCGGGGTATGTGCCCGGCTTCCAGCCGAATGAAAGTGGTTGGATCAAGCTGAATACCAATGAAAATCCCTATCCTCCGTCACCCAAAGTGGCCGAGGCGATTCTGGCCGAGGTCGCTGGTGATGGCGCCAATCTGCGCAAGTATCCGGATGCCGGCAGCAAGGAAGCGCGGCGTGCGGCTGCAGAGCTCTACGGGGTCGATCCGTCCTGGGTGATCATGGCCAACGGGTCGGATGAACTGCTCAACAACCTGATCCGGGCCTTTGCCGGGGAAGGGGAGGAGATCGCCTATATCCACCCGTCCTATTCCTATTACCTGACCCTGGCCAATATCCAGGGCGCGCGGGTGCGCACCTTTGGCCTGACCGATGAGCTGCAGATCGCTGATTTCCCGGCCCGCTACGAGGGCAAGCTGTTTTTTCTGACCAGCCCCAACGCTCCGCTGGGGTTCCGTTTTACCAACAGCTACATCGCAGAGATCGCCACCCGTTGTGCAGGAGTGCTGGTGGTTGATGAGGCCTATGTCGATTTTGCCGACCACAACGCCATGGACCTGGTCAAAGAACACGAGAATGTGGTGATCACCCGAACCTTCTCCAAAAGCTATGCTCTGGCCGGGATGCGACTCGGCCTGGCGGTGGCCCGGCCGGAAGTTATCCAGGCCCTGGACAAGATTCGTGATCACTATCACTTGGATCGATTGGCCCTGGTGGCAGCGACGGCTGCTCTCAAAGATCAGGATTACCTGCAGATGACCGTCAACCGGGTGCGTGAAACCCGCGACTGGTTCTGCTCTGAACTGCGCAAGATCGGTTATCGGATTGAGCCGTCGCATACCAATTTTGTCTTTGCCGAACCGCCGGATCGTTGCGGGCAAAGGGTTTATGACGGGCTCTACGCCCGCAAAATCCTGGTTCGTTATTTTTCCGATCCGTTGCTCAAGCACGGCCTGAGAATTTCCATGGGGACCCGCGAAGAGATGGAAACCACCCTGGCGGCAATGGTGGAAATTGGCTGATCTGCCCTTTTCTCCCCAGCAGTATGTCGAGCAACTGCTCAACTGGTACGGTCGTCAGGGGCGGGATTTGCCCTGGCGGCAGAGCCGCGATCCTTACCGGATCTGGCTGTCGGAGATCATGCTGCAGCAGACTACGGTCGCCGCGGTGCGCGGTTATTACCAACGCTTTCTGGACAATTTCCCGACAGTTGAACGGCTGGCGGCCGCACCCCTGGAAGCGGTGATCGATCTCTGGGCCGGACTTGGCTATTATTCCCGGGCGCGTAACCTGCATGCCACGGCGCGAATCCTGGTCGAAGAATATCAGGGACGTTTCCCGGCAGATCCGCAGCAGTTGCAGCAACTGCCCGGGATCGGGCGCTCAACCGCCGGAGCCATTGCCGCGCTGGCATTCGAGCGCCGGGCAGCG
This genomic window from Pelobacter seleniigenes DSM 18267 contains:
- a CDS encoding UbiX family flavin prenyltransferase; the protein is MKRIVVGITGASGSIYGLRLIEELLRAGTQVTVLVTVAGRQVLAYETGLELDPAAERCTRQLQDYFQAADKLRHFALDDFFAPAASGSNAADAVVICPCSMGTAGRIAAGLADNLLERAADVALKERKTLLLVPRETPFNSIHLENLLRLTNAGAQILPAMPAFYRKPETVSDLVDFMVGKILDSLAVEHQLFARWGTEQA
- a CDS encoding histidine phosphatase family protein; this translates as MKPKRIILIRHAESIGNVDMAVYSKIPDYALELTEKGREQARRAGKAVSAVIGTTRVKAYVSPWKRTRQTFQLMSESLKERLVDSSEDPLLREQDWGYFSSVEELLRINREREAYGQFYYRVPRGESGADVYQRMCLFLDSLNRDFTRPEFPDNALIVTHGMALRVFLCRFFKYSVEYFETIDNPDNGEIFVIEQNSFGHYVLRTPLRFQPYRDKFEMAV
- the mqnC gene encoding cyclic dehypoxanthinyl futalosine synthase, which produces MNPADLGQALAGGAQLDRAAALQLLTETDLLSLGKLADVIRRRKHPDNRVTFVVDRNVNYSNVCESKCKFCAFYRNEDDQDAYLLSYEEIFAKVQELVEHGGTQLLMQGGLHPTLKIDWFEELFRQLHERFPQVQIHSLSPAEVTHIARLSGLSMADCLRRLQQAGLASVPGGGAEVLVDDVRQEISPNKIGWKQWAAVMEEAHRLGMRTTATMMFGSREQPADIVEHLFRVREIQERTGGFTAFIPWTFQPDNTELGGAQASGVEYLKVLALSRIVLDNVDNIQASWVTQGARMAQVALFFGANDMGGTMLEENVVAAAGCSFRMSQAEIVELVRGAGFIPARRTTEYQLLQEY
- the hisC gene encoding histidinol-phosphate transaminase, with amino-acid sequence MLPMRKIIAEMAGYVPGFQPNESGWIKLNTNENPYPPSPKVAEAILAEVAGDGANLRKYPDAGSKEARRAAAELYGVDPSWVIMANGSDELLNNLIRAFAGEGEEIAYIHPSYSYYLTLANIQGARVRTFGLTDELQIADFPARYEGKLFFLTSPNAPLGFRFTNSYIAEIATRCAGVLVVDEAYVDFADHNAMDLVKEHENVVITRTFSKSYALAGMRLGLAVARPEVIQALDKIRDHYHLDRLALVAATAALKDQDYLQMTVNRVRETRDWFCSELRKIGYRIEPSHTNFVFAEPPDRCGQRVYDGLYARKILVRYFSDPLLKHGLRISMGTREEMETTLAAMVEIG
- a CDS encoding UbiA-like polyprenyltransferase, encoding MDKSLLWNKVKTLLEMIKFSHTVFAFPFALMGVVLASLASGHAPGFLQVFWICMAMVGARSAAMGLNRLIDAKIDADNPRTAERHIPAGKVSISEALLFILVALLVFFLAAWMLNPLCLKLAPVVVGLFILYAYCKRFTHYAHIVLGLCLGIAPIGAWIALRGDIGWPVIPLAVAVLLWVAGFDIFYALQDYDVDVERGLHSIPAKLGKQKAFTLVRIFHGLMLVFLLLVIPGSGLGWIYFAGVVVVALLLVYEHLLVKPDDLSRLDAAFFNMNGYISVTIFIFTLIDALA
- a CDS encoding phosphate/phosphite/phosphonate ABC transporter substrate-binding protein; protein product: MSKTYRIIRHSLCLFLVLLGPLAGIGFCQQQGKPLYFSLIPKKNISQQLAELQPLFDLLEKNLKRPIEIVRPQSYQSVIESLLSHKIDFCILGPASYAYAKQRDHQITAFAAFEKAQGIVTPQGSYYYAVLFTLADAGFSKPEQLRGKTVAFTDPASTSGALIPSVEFANFIGQSLDKFVGKQIYTGSHDRAITAVLQGRVDAAFVSSARLDEAIRKGQLPPERVNILWTSKPIHHDPFVFSSSLDQKTRQQIRTLILSDAPELQSMFNKLLIKGIVAVADADYQAIHDLAAAKALD
- a CDS encoding putative bifunctional diguanylate cyclase/phosphodiesterase → MNTFSTFFYGTSGLAAKKKHRALHSPLLQVGLTGCFLLIIILAWSQTLAQQKENRKFIIHGLQIEQTNLAAIISENLFQVLDQNQAINMIVQGWLKNHQQGRPDEVNHFIYSEQAFNRVALFDLSGQQLYQTSVQDEYLLSPALIRQLLAQLEATTAPATIVPTSKQGGSSWQVPILFPMHSRTELTGAMLLELNLGYLLNLLQNIDIGRAGHIGLCTDRGEELARFENGGLVMGSTSAGCAELSKKIDARPPSPSGYYRSSDQRLIAFRPVAQYPLIVTVSRNLREGLAEFDAYRVKQLWVLTILTLVGLAGFVLFLQLINRKQHYLKTLDASFTENKELIEKLEKEHQTAVNAASFDALTNLYNRRLFVSLAEQNLAKRNSLNCGVLFIDLDRFKTINDTLGHRIGDLLLKEVASRLRGCLRKSDIVSRFGGDEFVVMLTEIAAVKDILPVAEKIIHAISQPCHLDNQQLSVSPSVGIAIFPRDGDTIEALLRNADAAMYSAKKSGRGRYSFFDSSLNTVSIKQFELEQRVGKAIADDEFVLHFQPKIRLEDSRVIGLEALVRWQHPLYELLYPNDFIDRIEESGQIGHLGGWVLEAACRQLVNWRDQGLTTVPIAINVSPTEIKNPEYAAHFFQTIHHYQLQPADIEIEVTESALIEHEKVLKDNLRELSDGGVTISLDDFGKGFSSFNHIRSLPIGTLKIDRSFIQDIRSNRNDNAIVTSTITLAKKLNLTVIAEGIESHDQFIHLKLAGCDQVQGYFFSRPLPAQQITEFLINPHRTKAS
- the mqnE gene encoding aminofutalosine synthase MqnE, yielding MDNLFTSLHEKIAAGQRITDAEALALFESPDLLAIGELAAAANHRKNGDRVYFNVNRHINYSNLCVNQCIFCAFSKEEGEAGGYTLALEQIQEKAAEAVAAGATEIHSVGGLHPTLPFSFYLEMLGAIKEVSAELHIKAFTAVEIDYFARITGKSVPEVVAELKAAGLGSMPGGGAEILGQAVRDKICPEKISGQRWLEVTELAHQGGLRSNASMLFGHLEEFADRVEHMRLIRELQDRTGGFQAFIPLAFQPDNTRVPGAKGVGGVDALKTLAISRIYLDNFRHIKGYWVMLGLKIAQTALCFGVNDLDGTVIEEKIGHDAGADSPQVVAREGIIELIRKAGKIAVERDTLYNEIKVYA
- a CDS encoding YqaA family protein, with protein sequence MFEALNQYGLPALFLVSFLASTLLPLGSEWLLVALLVEGHAPAQTVLVATLGNTLGSATDYLIGYYGREWLVQKLLRLDTAQLDRAGRWFDRYGSWALLLAWLPVIGDPLCVVSGMLKTPPGRFTLLVAIGKGLRYSFLAVVTLEAGQYLT
- a CDS encoding MFS transporter — its product is MKLYTPAFAALFLANLTMVSSYSTFFLFPLFITKNGGNNQDIGIIMGVFAMASAFSRPWVAEMIDRIGRKRSYTIGTLMMTALPLVHLLLTGPLSAYYAPLLLIRTVHGIGLAICFTAIFTFIIDLIPVQRLNEGIGIFGTSGLIGLAIGPLIAEPVLDRFGFPAYFLTAAGFGAAALLLHLPVRDRKQAEPCTATPSFFALLKTRKQLVSGAMALLFGVGLAATGNFIAPLAQQRHLEYISLYYLAYSLAAVSVRFVAGKLADRVGENQIIPWGLAIAASALLLVPLITNNVLLLGIGFLFGIGHGLLFPSLNAMAIRNEPYAVRGKVTGIFTGGIDSGSFLGALLLGVIGQQAGFAALFICAGLAMLSGFWVFRLRPGRG